The following are encoded in a window of Streptomyces sp. SAT1 genomic DNA:
- a CDS encoding sigma-70 family RNA polymerase sigma factor, whose product MSTQHSVDTAALVAAAREGDPAAQDALVGAYLPLVYNIVGRALNGSVDVDDVVQDTMLRALDGLGGLRDPGSFRSWLVAIAMNRVRAHWQDRQAAPYAVEDAGEVAGPGGDFVDLTMLRLQLSGQRQETARATRWLEPDDRALLSLWWLECAGELTRTEVAAALKLSPEHTAVRVQRMKAQLEAARVVVRALDARPRCAELNDVLATGWDGHPSALWRKRIARHARACAHCAGLWSGLMPAEGLLAGLALVPVPVALLRLAGPAIDAAPVGAAAPLDPAAATVSLPAVPGSTGRAAARHRVSGGRSPGGRAGARDAARRRRRVRRRTAAATVVAACVVGGGIWYFGGGSGEDGTTARGPATPVTDLAAPGTQLDGTPAASASASPSASPSPSASPSASPSKSPGASKSPAAPRSRTPSAPAHQPRPTHSAPATHAQPPAPQGDVAQVLALVNQERAKAGCGPVTGDSQLDTAARDHSDDMAARDFFDHTNPDGKDPGDRITAAGYRWSTYGENIARGQQTPASVMDSWMHSPGHRANILNCSFKNLGVGVHDGPGGPWWTQDFGTRM is encoded by the coding sequence ATGAGCACACAGCACTCGGTGGACACGGCGGCGCTCGTGGCCGCTGCCCGCGAGGGCGACCCGGCGGCTCAGGACGCCCTGGTCGGCGCCTATCTGCCGCTGGTCTACAACATCGTGGGCCGGGCGCTGAACGGCTCGGTGGACGTCGACGACGTCGTGCAGGACACCATGCTGCGGGCGCTGGACGGGCTGGGCGGACTGCGGGATCCGGGCAGCTTCCGGTCCTGGCTGGTGGCGATCGCCATGAACCGGGTGCGGGCGCACTGGCAGGACCGGCAGGCCGCGCCGTACGCCGTGGAGGACGCGGGCGAGGTCGCCGGTCCCGGCGGTGACTTCGTGGATCTGACCATGCTGCGGCTCCAGTTGTCCGGGCAGCGCCAGGAGACCGCGCGGGCCACCCGCTGGCTGGAGCCCGACGACCGGGCGCTGCTGTCCCTGTGGTGGCTGGAGTGCGCCGGGGAGCTGACCCGCACCGAGGTCGCGGCGGCCCTGAAGCTCTCCCCGGAGCACACGGCGGTCCGCGTCCAGCGGATGAAGGCGCAGTTGGAGGCCGCCCGGGTGGTCGTACGGGCGCTCGACGCCCGGCCGCGCTGCGCCGAACTCAACGACGTGCTGGCCACGGGCTGGGACGGCCACCCCTCCGCGCTCTGGCGCAAGCGCATCGCCCGCCACGCGCGCGCGTGCGCGCACTGCGCCGGGCTGTGGAGCGGTCTGATGCCCGCCGAAGGGCTGCTGGCCGGGCTGGCGCTGGTCCCGGTGCCGGTGGCCCTGCTGCGGCTGGCCGGCCCCGCCATCGACGCCGCGCCCGTGGGCGCGGCCGCTCCCCTCGACCCGGCGGCCGCCACCGTCTCCCTGCCCGCCGTCCCCGGCTCCACCGGCCGGGCCGCCGCCCGGCACCGCGTCTCCGGCGGGCGCTCCCCCGGCGGCCGGGCGGGCGCGCGCGACGCGGCCCGCCGCCGTCGCCGCGTCCGGCGGCGCACGGCCGCCGCCACCGTGGTGGCCGCCTGTGTGGTGGGCGGCGGCATCTGGTACTTCGGCGGCGGCAGCGGCGAGGACGGTACGACGGCCCGGGGCCCCGCCACGCCCGTCACCGACCTGGCCGCGCCCGGCACCCAGCTCGACGGCACCCCGGCCGCCTCCGCCTCGGCCTCGCCGTCCGCCTCTCCGTCCCCGTCCGCGTCCCCCTCGGCCTCCCCCTCCAAGAGCCCCGGCGCCTCCAAGAGCCCGGCGGCACCGAGGAGCAGGACCCCGTCCGCGCCCGCGCACCAGCCCCGGCCGACGCACAGCGCCCCCGCCACCCACGCCCAGCCGCCCGCGCCCCAGGGCGATGTCGCCCAGGTCCTCGCCCTGGTCAACCAGGAGCGCGCCAAGGCCGGTTGCGGTCCCGTCACCGGGGACTCCCAGCTGGACACCGCCGCCCGCGACCACTCCGACGACATGGCCGCGCGCGACTTCTTCGACCACACCAACCCGGACGGCAAGGACCCCGGCGACCGCATCACCGCCGCCGGATACCGCTGGTCCACCTACGGCGAGAACATAGCCAGGGGGCAGCAGACCCCCGCCTCCGTGATGGACTCCTGGATGCACAGCCCCGGCCACCGCGCCAACATCCTCAACTGCTCCTTCAAGAACCTCGGCGTCGGCGTCCACGACGGCCCCGGCGGACCGTGGTGGACCCAGGACTTCGGTACGAGGATGTGA
- a CDS encoding glycoside hydrolase family 3 protein, which translates to MRRTALLASAALLTALLPLGAAGAAAGADDPAPVPVDRFEGEVPFASQPAEGIFTWGGDSDDAPALRLAERPDAPEGAKVLAGTYDISGYGGFTHDYAADRPAHDWSAHRGIRLWWEGHATGSRIPFEIKDGGANGEASELWTTSFTDDFTGWKQIELPFADFTYRTDYQPVGGIDHVLGLTQMWGYALTLPTGAKGAFALDGVELYGRADQSLRAAVSTDAAVVPVTEGGTAAVRVTVATTGAVPLDQPVTVAYTTGEGTATPGKDYTPVSGTLTFPAGTASGTSRTVRVSTLKDRLAEAAETIPLQLTVTGAKAPAETPRIVVDAHGLPYLDSRLPVQKRVADLVSRMSLAEKAGQMTQAERGAMSAPGDIASYALGSLLSGGGSVPEPNTPEAWAKMVDGFQLRAQATRFQIPLVYGVDAVHGHNNLAGATIMPHNIGIGATRDPALAERTGAVTASEVRATGVPWDFAPCVCVTRDERWGRSYESYGEDPALVKSMETVIQGLQGRPDGSDLDRDDKVLATAKHFLGDGGTAYGSSTTGTYTLDQGVTEVTRKQLEDIHLAPYQDAVDRGVGTVMPSYSSLDIEGDGKGAVRMHARGDMINGVLKDRMGFDGFVISDYNALDQLPGSYPQQVTASVNAGVDMMMVPYSHAKFTAALTDEVKAGRISGKRIDDAVSRILTEKFRLGLFEHPYADTRNASAIGSAAHRDVARQAAAASQVLLKNSGDLLPLKKNQKVYVAGSNADDIGNQTGGWTISWQGSSGNIIKGTTILQGMRNAGGDVTYSKDASAPTGGYDAGVVVVGETPYAEGVGDVGNGHDLRLSAADRAAVDKVCAAMKCAVLIVSGRPELIGDRLGAIDALVASWLPGTEGDGVADVLYGRRPFTGQLPVTWPRSEQQLPINVGDASYDPQFPYGWGLTTLRKAPAGGALTLRALGLAATVAEHAHAAGTGRELVTQARLIVQQRIAGRGMTAAAAAPFADADHLLLTGRYGAAVDRLTAAYRAA; encoded by the coding sequence GCGCGGACGACCCCGCTCCCGTGCCCGTCGACCGCTTCGAGGGCGAGGTGCCCTTCGCGAGCCAGCCCGCCGAGGGCATCTTCACCTGGGGCGGCGACAGCGACGACGCCCCCGCCCTCCGCCTCGCCGAGCGCCCCGACGCCCCCGAGGGCGCCAAGGTGCTGGCCGGGACCTACGACATCAGCGGCTACGGCGGCTTCACCCACGACTACGCGGCCGACCGCCCCGCCCACGACTGGTCCGCGCACCGCGGCATCCGGCTGTGGTGGGAGGGCCACGCCACCGGCAGCAGGATCCCCTTCGAGATCAAGGACGGCGGCGCGAACGGCGAGGCGTCCGAGCTGTGGACCACGTCCTTCACGGACGACTTCACCGGCTGGAAGCAGATCGAACTGCCCTTCGCCGACTTCACCTACCGTACGGACTACCAGCCCGTCGGCGGCATCGACCACGTCCTGGGCCTCACCCAGATGTGGGGCTACGCCCTCACCCTGCCCACCGGCGCCAAGGGCGCCTTCGCGCTGGACGGCGTCGAACTGTACGGCCGCGCCGACCAGTCGCTGCGCGCCGCCGTCAGCACCGACGCGGCCGTCGTCCCGGTCACCGAGGGCGGCACGGCCGCCGTCCGCGTCACCGTCGCCACCACCGGCGCCGTCCCCCTCGACCAGCCCGTCACCGTCGCCTACACGACCGGCGAGGGCACCGCGACCCCCGGCAAGGACTACACCCCCGTCTCCGGCACCCTCACCTTCCCCGCGGGCACCGCCTCCGGCACCTCCCGCACGGTCCGCGTGAGCACCCTGAAGGACCGCCTCGCCGAAGCGGCCGAGACCATCCCGCTCCAGCTCACCGTCACCGGCGCCAAGGCTCCCGCCGAGACACCGCGGATCGTGGTGGACGCGCACGGACTGCCCTACCTGGACAGCCGCCTGCCGGTGCAGAAGCGGGTCGCGGACCTGGTCTCCCGGATGTCCCTGGCGGAGAAGGCCGGGCAGATGACCCAGGCCGAGCGCGGCGCCATGTCCGCGCCCGGCGACATCGCCTCCTACGCCCTCGGCTCGCTGCTCTCCGGCGGCGGCTCGGTCCCCGAGCCCAACACGCCCGAAGCCTGGGCGAAGATGGTCGACGGCTTCCAGTTGCGCGCCCAGGCCACCCGCTTCCAGATCCCGCTGGTCTACGGCGTGGACGCGGTGCACGGCCACAACAACCTCGCCGGTGCCACGATCATGCCGCACAACATCGGCATCGGCGCCACCCGCGACCCCGCGCTCGCCGAGCGGACCGGCGCCGTCACGGCGTCCGAGGTGCGCGCCACCGGCGTCCCCTGGGACTTCGCGCCCTGCGTGTGCGTCACCCGCGACGAGCGCTGGGGCCGCTCCTACGAGTCCTACGGCGAGGACCCGGCCCTGGTGAAGTCCATGGAGACGGTCATCCAGGGCCTCCAGGGCCGCCCCGACGGCAGCGACCTGGACCGCGACGACAAGGTGCTGGCCACCGCCAAGCACTTCCTCGGCGACGGCGGCACCGCCTACGGCTCCTCCACCACCGGCACCTACACCCTGGACCAGGGCGTCACCGAGGTCACCCGCAAGCAGTTGGAGGACATCCACCTCGCGCCCTACCAGGACGCCGTGGACCGGGGCGTCGGCACCGTCATGCCGTCCTACTCCTCCCTCGACATCGAGGGCGACGGCAAGGGCGCCGTCAGGATGCACGCGCGCGGCGACATGATCAACGGCGTGCTCAAGGACCGCATGGGCTTCGACGGCTTCGTCATCAGCGACTACAACGCCCTCGACCAGCTCCCCGGCAGCTACCCGCAGCAGGTCACCGCGTCCGTGAACGCGGGCGTCGACATGATGATGGTGCCGTACAGCCACGCCAAGTTCACCGCCGCCCTCACCGACGAGGTGAAGGCGGGCCGGATCAGCGGGAAGCGGATCGACGACGCCGTCTCGCGCATCCTGACCGAGAAGTTCCGCCTCGGCCTGTTCGAGCACCCCTACGCCGACACCCGCAACGCCTCCGCGATCGGCTCCGCCGCCCACCGCGACGTCGCCCGCCAGGCCGCCGCCGCCTCGCAGGTGCTGCTGAAGAACAGCGGGGACCTGCTCCCGCTGAAGAAGAACCAGAAGGTCTACGTCGCCGGGTCCAACGCCGACGACATCGGCAACCAGACCGGCGGCTGGACCATCAGCTGGCAGGGCTCCTCCGGGAACATCATCAAGGGGACCACGATCCTCCAGGGCATGCGGAACGCCGGCGGGGACGTCACCTACTCCAAGGACGCCTCCGCGCCCACCGGCGGCTACGACGCCGGGGTGGTCGTCGTCGGCGAGACCCCGTACGCCGAGGGCGTCGGCGATGTCGGCAACGGCCACGACCTGCGGCTCTCGGCCGCCGACCGGGCCGCCGTGGACAAGGTGTGCGCGGCCATGAAGTGCGCCGTGCTGATCGTCTCGGGCCGCCCCGAGCTGATCGGCGACCGGCTCGGCGCCATCGACGCGCTCGTCGCCTCCTGGCTGCCCGGCACCGAGGGCGACGGCGTCGCGGACGTGCTCTACGGCAGGCGGCCCTTCACCGGGCAGCTCCCGGTGACCTGGCCCAGGTCGGAGCAGCAGCTTCCGATCAACGTCGGGGACGCCTCCTACGATCCGCAGTTCCCCTACGGCTGGGGCCTGACCACCCTCAGGAAGGCGCCCGCCGGAGGCGCCCTCACCCTGCGGGCCCTCGGCCTCGCGGCGACCGTCGCCGAACACGCGCACGCCGCGGGGACGGGCCGCGAACTGGTCACCCAGGCCCGGCTGATCGTCCAGCAGCGGATCGCCGGGCGCGGGATGACGGCGGCGGCCGCGGCGCCCTTCGCGGACGCCGACCACCTCCTGCTGACCGGCCGCTACGGCGCGGCGGTGGACCGCCTCACGGCCGCCTACCGGGCGGCCTGA
- a CDS encoding polysaccharide lyase 8 family protein yields the protein MTKHQQGTPARGAFVRPTRRGLLAAALLAATTGTTALTGRAAADPADPADPYEALRLRWLGIALGTGYDPAAEPYAARLADTGRLARGFAAAMAPAPASLWPGLPFDPPSGITASYGRLWTMAQAYVQPGTGATGDPALLADVLRGLDHLSVTVYHPATTPYGNWWEWQIGSPRLLMDLTAALYGQLGAARTAAACAAVDHFVPDALLHDYSGTSTGANRVDLCRSVALRGVLGRAPEKIALARDALSPVFPYVTTGDGLYADGSFVQHTYVAYSGTYGQVMLDGLGRLLALLAGSAWEVTDPLRQNVLDGVEHAYAPLIHDGLVMDSVNGRAISRGLLSGDDRHVLRGDHFHGQQLIAAIALLADGASRAERARWHARVKGWIQRDTVTPILTAPQFDVADLARLHTVAASPVAAAPEPLGHRLFPAMDRAVHRHPRFTAALSLCSDRIAAYECGNGENPRGWHTGAGMLQWWAAGEPTDQYTDWFWPTVDWYRLPGTTVSTRRLPDRAGGEWGAARPDARWVGGTTDGTYAAIGQHLKGVGSTLRARRSWVFAGDAVICLGAGITCADGVPVETVVDNRNLGEGGTQAFVRGAGRGARWAHLEGHGGWVFPDPGPGPGSGHGPGRPVLRTLREDRTGAWADINTTSSPERRTRRWQTLWLDHGTDPADASYTYLLLPGASRRTVAARAADRHWTTVLANDAVRQAVAVPSLGLLAATFWQAGSVGPLTASGGAGVLVRHDRRTATARLCVSEPPRTGEPLEIVWDTRHHPVRRVLRADDSVEVTERGPHLGLRVTPGKACATHECEVALVP from the coding sequence ATGACGAAGCATCAGCAAGGGACCCCCGCCCGCGGAGCCTTCGTACGCCCCACCCGCCGCGGCCTCCTCGCCGCCGCCCTCCTCGCCGCCACCACCGGCACCACGGCCCTCACCGGCCGGGCCGCCGCCGACCCTGCCGACCCCGCCGACCCCTACGAGGCCCTGCGGCTGCGCTGGCTCGGCATCGCGCTCGGCACCGGCTACGACCCGGCCGCCGAGCCCTACGCCGCGCGGCTCGCCGACACCGGCCGGCTCGCCCGCGGCTTCGCCGCCGCCATGGCCCCCGCCCCCGCCTCCCTCTGGCCCGGCCTGCCCTTCGACCCGCCCTCCGGCATCACCGCGAGCTACGGCAGGCTCTGGACGATGGCCCAGGCGTACGTCCAGCCGGGCACCGGCGCCACCGGCGACCCGGCCCTCCTCGCGGACGTGCTGCGCGGCCTCGACCACCTCTCCGTCACCGTCTACCACCCCGCCACCACCCCCTACGGCAACTGGTGGGAGTGGCAGATCGGCAGCCCGCGCCTGCTCATGGACCTCACGGCCGCCCTGTACGGACAGCTCGGCGCCGCGCGGACCGCCGCCGCCTGCGCCGCCGTCGACCACTTCGTCCCGGACGCCCTGCTGCACGACTACTCCGGCACCTCCACCGGCGCCAACCGCGTCGACCTGTGCCGCTCCGTCGCCCTGCGCGGCGTCCTCGGCCGGGCCCCGGAGAAGATCGCCCTCGCCCGCGACGCCCTCTCGCCCGTCTTCCCGTACGTCACCACCGGCGACGGCCTCTACGCCGACGGCTCCTTCGTCCAGCACACCTACGTCGCCTACTCGGGCACGTACGGACAGGTCATGCTCGACGGGCTCGGCCGGCTCCTCGCCCTGCTGGCCGGATCCGCCTGGGAGGTCACCGACCCGCTGAGGCAGAACGTCCTGGACGGCGTCGAGCACGCCTACGCCCCGCTGATCCACGACGGACTGGTGATGGACAGCGTCAACGGCCGCGCGATCAGCCGCGGCCTGCTCAGCGGCGACGACCGGCACGTCCTGCGCGGCGACCACTTCCACGGACAGCAGCTCATCGCCGCCATCGCCCTGCTCGCCGACGGCGCGAGCCGCGCCGAGCGCGCGCGCTGGCACGCGCGGGTGAAGGGCTGGATCCAACGGGACACCGTCACCCCGATCCTGACCGCGCCCCAGTTCGACGTCGCCGACCTGGCCCGGCTGCACACGGTCGCCGCCTCGCCCGTGGCCGCCGCGCCCGAACCGCTCGGCCACCGGCTCTTCCCCGCCATGGACCGGGCCGTCCACCGCCACCCCCGCTTCACCGCGGCCCTCTCCCTGTGCAGCGACCGCATCGCCGCCTACGAGTGCGGCAACGGCGAGAACCCGCGCGGCTGGCACACCGGCGCGGGCATGCTCCAGTGGTGGGCGGCGGGCGAGCCCACCGACCAGTACACGGACTGGTTCTGGCCCACCGTCGACTGGTACCGGCTGCCCGGTACCACCGTCTCCACCCGGCGCCTGCCCGACCGCGCGGGCGGCGAATGGGGCGCCGCCCGGCCCGACGCGCGCTGGGTCGGCGGCACCACGGACGGCACGTACGCGGCGATCGGCCAGCATCTGAAGGGGGTCGGCTCCACCCTCCGGGCCCGCAGGTCCTGGGTCTTCGCCGGTGACGCCGTCATCTGCCTGGGCGCCGGGATCACCTGCGCCGACGGGGTGCCCGTCGAGACCGTCGTCGACAACCGCAACCTCGGCGAGGGCGGCACCCAGGCGTTCGTCCGGGGGGCGGGCCGTGGAGCGCGCTGGGCCCACCTGGAGGGCCATGGCGGCTGGGTGTTCCCCGACCCCGGCCCCGGCCCCGGCTCCGGCCACGGTCCCGGCCGCCCCGTGCTGCGCACCCTGCGCGAGGACCGCACCGGCGCCTGGGCCGACATCAACACCACCAGCTCGCCCGAGCGCCGCACCCGCCGCTGGCAGACCCTCTGGCTCGACCACGGCACCGACCCGGCCGACGCCTCCTACACCTACCTCCTGCTGCCCGGCGCCTCCCGCCGCACCGTCGCCGCGCGCGCCGCCGACCGGCACTGGACGACCGTCCTCGCCAACGACGCCGTCCGCCAGGCCGTCGCCGTGCCCTCGCTGGGGCTGCTCGCCGCCACGTTCTGGCAGGCCGGTTCGGTGGGACCGCTGACCGCGTCCGGCGGCGCCGGTGTGCTGGTGCGGCACGACCGCCGTACCGCTACCGCTAGGCTCTGTGTCAGCGAGCCGCCGCGCACCGGCGAACCGCTGGAGATCGTCTGGGACACCCGGCACCACCCGGTGCGCCGGGTGCTGCGGGCCGACGACTCGGTCGAGGTGACCGAGCGGGGCCCCCATCTGGGTCTGCGTGTCACTCCGGGGAAGGCATGTGCCACCCACGAATGTGAGGTGGCTCTCGTCCCCTGA
- a CDS encoding helix-turn-helix domain-containing protein has protein sequence MQSGTKSKKNGTWQAVGSLVAHYRKRARMTQEQFAEAASIHVDTVGSIEQGRLALQPDRAEQFDELLGTGGALAVLVERLPVRDRIVQFAQGLVDHEQVAVGILSYQSLAVPGLLQTRDYCQAVFDYRYPALESETAEQWVTTRMDRQLIWQRARPPVGHFVMEESILRRVVGSEEIMREQYRKILEFTEPTNMSFQIMPGNRTPHACLDGPMVLLETPDHERLVYLEVQRASFLVEDPDEVSDYHLQYGMLRSQALSPDESVRFLHELLGES, from the coding sequence ATGCAATCGGGGACGAAAAGCAAAAAGAACGGCACCTGGCAGGCCGTGGGATCACTGGTCGCCCACTACCGCAAGCGGGCCCGGATGACCCAGGAGCAATTCGCGGAGGCCGCCAGCATCCACGTCGACACGGTGGGATCCATCGAGCAGGGCCGCCTGGCCCTCCAGCCTGACCGCGCGGAGCAGTTCGACGAGCTGCTGGGCACGGGCGGTGCGTTGGCCGTCCTTGTGGAGCGCCTGCCCGTACGGGACCGGATCGTGCAGTTCGCGCAGGGGCTGGTGGATCACGAGCAGGTGGCGGTGGGCATCCTCTCGTATCAGAGTCTTGCCGTACCAGGACTGCTCCAGACGCGGGACTACTGCCAAGCGGTCTTCGACTACCGCTATCCAGCGCTGGAAAGCGAGACGGCCGAGCAGTGGGTGACCACCCGCATGGACCGACAGTTGATCTGGCAGCGAGCACGTCCGCCCGTGGGGCACTTCGTCATGGAGGAGAGCATCCTGCGGCGGGTCGTGGGCAGTGAGGAGATCATGCGGGAGCAGTACCGCAAGATCCTTGAGTTCACCGAGCCGACCAACATGAGCTTCCAGATCATGCCTGGCAACCGGACTCCGCATGCCTGCCTTGACGGGCCCATGGTGCTGCTGGAGACGCCCGACCACGAGCGTCTTGTCTACTTGGAGGTCCAGCGGGCGAGTTTCCTCGTCGAGGACCCCGACGAGGTGAGCGATTACCACCTTCAGTATGGAATGCTGCGGTCTCAAGCCCTCTCGCCCGACGAGAGCGTGCGCTTCTTGCACGAACTGCTAGGAGAGTCATGA
- a CDS encoding DUF397 domain-containing protein: MKTAWFKSSYSGSQGGDCLEVSYDWRKSSYSSDEGGNCVEVAAHTSAIHIRDSKAAPVGPVLTVSPASWAAFVGRTREV; the protein is encoded by the coding sequence ATGAAGACCGCGTGGTTCAAGTCCAGCTACAGCGGAAGTCAGGGAGGTGACTGCCTCGAAGTCTCCTACGACTGGCGCAAGTCCAGCTACAGCAGCGACGAGGGCGGCAACTGCGTCGAGGTCGCCGCCCATACCTCCGCCATCCACATCCGTGACTCCAAGGCCGCCCCCGTCGGCCCCGTCCTGACCGTCTCCCCCGCGAGTTGGGCCGCCTTCGTCGGCCGTACCCGCGAGGTGTAG
- a CDS encoding acyl-CoA carboxylase subunit beta — MTVLEETTGEPTGEPTDARGRVAELHDIRAQAVAGPSEKATAAQHAKGKLTARERIELLVDPGSFQEVEQLRRHRASGFGLEAKKPYTDGVITGWGTVEGRTVFVYAHDFRIFGGALGEAHATKIHKIMDMAIAAGAPLVSLNDGAGARIQEGVSALAGYGGIFQRNTKASGVIPQISVMLGPCAGGAAYSPALTDFVFMVRETSQMFITGPDVVKAVTGEEITQNGLGGADVHAETSGVCHFAYDDEETCIAEVRYLLSLLPQNNRENPPRAESSDPVDRRSDLLLDLVPADGNRPYDMTKVIEEIVDDGEYLEVHERWARNIICALARMDGQVIGIVANQPQVLAGVLDIEASEKAARFVQMCDAFNIPIVTLLDVPGFLPGVDQEHGGIIRHGAKLLYAYCNATVPRISLILRKAYGGAYIVMDSQSIGADLTYAWPTNEIAVMGAEGAANVIFRRQIADAPDPEAMRARMVKEYKAELMHPYYAAERGLVDDVIDPAETREVLARSLAMLHTKHADLPSRKHGNPPQ, encoded by the coding sequence ATGACCGTTTTGGAAGAGACGACGGGTGAGCCCACCGGCGAGCCGACGGACGCGCGCGGACGGGTCGCCGAACTGCACGACATCCGTGCGCAGGCCGTGGCGGGGCCGAGCGAGAAGGCGACCGCGGCGCAGCATGCGAAGGGCAAGCTGACGGCGCGGGAGCGGATCGAGCTGCTGGTGGACCCGGGGTCGTTCCAGGAGGTCGAGCAGTTGCGCCGGCACCGGGCGTCCGGTTTCGGTCTGGAGGCGAAGAAGCCGTACACGGACGGTGTGATCACCGGCTGGGGGACGGTGGAGGGCCGTACGGTCTTCGTGTACGCGCACGACTTCCGGATCTTCGGGGGTGCGCTGGGCGAGGCGCATGCGACGAAGATCCACAAGATCATGGACATGGCCATCGCGGCCGGTGCGCCGCTGGTGTCGCTGAACGACGGTGCGGGCGCGCGGATCCAGGAGGGTGTCTCGGCGCTGGCCGGGTACGGCGGGATCTTCCAGCGGAACACGAAGGCGTCGGGTGTCATCCCGCAGATCAGTGTGATGCTGGGCCCGTGTGCGGGTGGTGCGGCCTACAGTCCGGCGCTGACGGACTTCGTGTTCATGGTCCGTGAGACCTCGCAGATGTTCATCACGGGTCCGGACGTCGTCAAGGCGGTCACGGGCGAGGAGATCACGCAGAACGGTCTGGGCGGCGCTGACGTGCACGCCGAGACGTCGGGTGTGTGCCACTTCGCCTACGACGACGAGGAGACCTGCATCGCGGAGGTCCGCTACCTCCTCTCCCTCCTCCCGCAGAACAACCGCGAGAACCCGCCGCGGGCCGAGTCCTCCGACCCGGTCGACCGCCGCTCCGACCTCCTGCTCGACCTGGTCCCGGCCGACGGCAACCGGCCGTACGACATGACCAAGGTCATCGAGGAGATCGTCGACGACGGCGAGTACCTGGAGGTCCACGAGCGCTGGGCGCGGAACATCATCTGCGCGCTCGCCCGGATGGACGGTCAGGTCATCGGCATCGTCGCCAACCAGCCCCAGGTGCTGGCCGGTGTGCTGGACATCGAGGCCAGCGAAAAAGCTGCGCGCTTCGTGCAGATGTGTGACGCTTTTAACATTCCGATCGTCACCCTGCTGGACGTTCCGGGCTTCCTGCCGGGTGTCGACCAGGAGCACGGCGGGATCATCCGGCACGGTGCGAAGCTGCTGTACGCCTACTGCAACGCCACGGTGCCGCGGATCTCGCTGATCCTGCGCAAGGCGTACGGAGGTGCGTACATCGTGATGGACTCCCAGTCGATCGGCGCCGACCTGACGTACGCCTGGCCGACCAACGAGATCGCGGTGATGGGCGCCGAGGGCGCGGCCAACGTCATCTTCCGCCGCCAGATCGCCGACGCGCCCGACCCCGAGGCCATGCGCGCGCGCATGGTCAAGGAGTACAAGGCCGAGCTGATGCACCCGTACTACGCCGCCGAGCGCGGTCTCGTCGACGACGTCATCGACCCGGCCGAGACCCGGGAGGTGCTGGCCAGGTCCCTCGCGATGCTGCACACCAAGC
- a CDS encoding YceI family protein yields the protein MGIFGRKNETETTTAATTAADPRLAALTGDYTIDPSHSTLGFVARHAMVTNVKGAFNDFTGSLHLDGADPAKSTATLDIAMDSIDTGNADRDGHLKSADFFKTDEFPAMTFRSTAAESLGGDDYRITGDLSILGVTKPISIDLEFNGAAKDPFGNERVGFEGKAEILRSEWGLTWNAALETGGVLVSDKIKLNFDISAIKQS from the coding sequence ATGGGCATCTTCGGCCGCAAGAACGAGACCGAGACCACCACCGCCGCGACCACCGCCGCGGACCCGCGGCTCGCGGCGCTGACCGGCGACTACACGATCGACCCGTCGCACAGCACGCTCGGGTTCGTCGCACGGCACGCCATGGTCACCAACGTGAAGGGCGCCTTCAACGACTTCACCGGCAGCCTGCACCTGGACGGCGCCGACCCGGCGAAGTCGACGGCGACGCTCGACATCGCGATGGACAGCATCGACACGGGCAACGCGGACCGCGACGGGCACCTGAAGAGCGCGGACTTCTTCAAGACCGACGAGTTCCCCGCGATGACCTTCCGCTCCACCGCCGCCGAGTCCCTGGGCGGCGACGACTACCGGATCACCGGTGACCTGAGCATCCTCGGCGTCACCAAGCCGATCAGCATCGACCTGGAGTTCAACGGCGCCGCCAAGGACCCCTTCGGCAACGAGCGCGTCGGCTTCGAGGGCAAGGCCGAGATCCTGCGCTCCGAGTGGGGCCTGACCTGGAACGCGGCCCTGGAGACGGGCGGCGTCCTGGTCTCCGACAAGATCAAGCTCAACTTCGACATCTCGGCGATCAAGCAGTCCTGA
- a CDS encoding ATP-binding protein: MNVELQLPLTRKAFYRRDRRSVRLARQFAQAVLAEWAAPVRADDVQLCVSELATNALLHGVPPGRGFLLLLALHPGGALRVEVHDSGTGDVRVPETSAESERGRGLMLVAALADKWGVDARSPGKIVWCEFAAPR, encoded by the coding sequence GTGAACGTGGAACTTCAACTCCCCCTGACCCGTAAGGCGTTCTACCGACGGGACCGCAGGTCGGTGCGGCTCGCACGGCAGTTCGCGCAGGCCGTCCTCGCCGAGTGGGCGGCGCCCGTACGCGCCGACGACGTACAGCTCTGTGTGAGCGAACTGGCGACCAACGCGCTGCTGCACGGCGTACCGCCCGGCCGTGGCTTTCTGCTGCTGCTCGCGCTGCATCCGGGCGGCGCGCTGCGCGTGGAGGTGCACGACAGCGGGACGGGGGACGTCCGTGTGCCGGAGACCTCGGCCGAGTCGGAGCGCGGCCGGGGCCTGATGCTGGTCGCCGCGCTGGCGGACAAGTGGGGGGTGGACGCGCGCTCGCCCGGCAAGATCGTGTGGTGCGAGTTCGCGGCGCCCCGCTGA